Part of the Halorhabdus utahensis DSM 12940 genome, CCACAGAGGGACTCGTCACCATGGAGGACCTCACCGAGGAGATCGTCGGCGAGATCCTCGAAGGCGAAGAGGAACACCCGATCGAATTCGTCAACGACGACACCGTGACGGTCAAAGGGGAAGTCAACATCGAGGAAGTCAACGAAGCGCTGTCGATCGACCTCCCGGAGGGCGAGGAGTTCGAGACCATCGCCGGGTTCATCTTCAACCGAGCGGGTCGGCTCGTCGAGGAAGGCGAATCCATCGAGTACGAGGGGATTCAGATCCGTGTCGAGCAAGTCGAGAACACCCGGATCATGAAAGCCCGGATCACACGACCGGAAGAGGGAGCGACACTCGAATCGGAAGCCGAAGGCGGGGACGACGACCACGAGAGTGACACGAACGACGCCTGAATCACACCATCGAAAGTATCGTGTACCCGGCGTAGCCGGCACCGAGCGCGATACCGAGTGAACCGACCCACGCCAGGACGGTATACCCCATTTTTGCGCGACCGATGCCGGCCTCGCCGGCGGCAAAGCCGCTGCCGACGATCGCACTCACCATGATCTCGTTGAACGAGACCGGAATCCCGAAGAAGACGGCCGTCTGGGCGATCGCAAACGCGGGGATCAGCGCCGCTATCGACCGCCGTGGGGACAGCGAGGAGTAATCCTGGCTGAGCGCCTTGATCATCCGCGGCGCGCCGGTCCAGGAACCCGCGAGCAGCCCGATCCCGCCGCCGAACAGGACGGCGAGCAGCGGGACATCGTAGGGGTCGACGACCGGCAGGACGGGGCCGACGGCGAGACCAACCTGACTCCCGCCCGCCGAGAAGGCGACGAGGCCGCCCAACACCAGCAGGAACTGCCGCTGGGCGGCCGCCCGGTCGATCCTGAGGGAGCGATAAAGGCTACCCGCAGCCAGGGCGGCCAGAGCGACCGTCACCAGCACGGGGCCCAACGGCGGGCCACCCAGCGCCCGCGAGACGGCGACCGCGATCGAGGCCCCCTCGCCGGCTCCGCCGAGGACACTGAACTCGATGTTTGCAAGAATGACGCCGATGAGGCCGGCGAGGGCGGCGACGATCCGATCCTCGCCGCCGATCCCGCTCTGAAGCCACCGCGCAGTCACGTAGGCGATCCCGCCGCCGAGAAACGGCGTGGCGACCCACAGCGCGACGATCTCCTGGTAGGTAGCCCAGGCCGGTTGACCGCCCAGCGCCAGCCCGACGCCGACGACTGCGCCGGTCACGGTAAAGGCCGTCGCGATGGGGTAACCGGTGAACACGCCGATAGCGACCAGCCCCCCCGCGATGAGGAGCAGCAGGATCGAGGCGGCCGGGGTCAGTCCGCCGCCGTCGGGGAACAACACGAGCCCGGAGCCGACCGTCTCGGAGACGTTTGCGCCCTGGAGTACGGCACCCGCCAGCCCGAGCAGCCCGACGACGAACGCCGCCTGCATCACCGAAATCGCGTTGGCACCGACCGCGGGCGCAAAGGGGGTCGATCCCGACGAGCCCGCACCGATCGCCCACGCCATAAACAGACTCGCCAGCGCGGCGACGACGAGGGTAGCGACCGTAACGAATAGTCCCATTAGTGGGAGTTGAGTCTCGGCGAGGTAATAGTCTGCGGAAACGCGGGCACGCAAGCGAGCGACTCCGGACGGCGTTCACGTCGTGTCCGAGTCGGTCCACTCGTGATCTTCCGGGGGGACGTCGACGCCTTCGGCGGCCGCGCTGGCATCAGTTTCCTTGGGCGCATCGATGTGCCACCTGTCGACTTGCTGCTCGAAGTCGGCAAGTTTGTTCGAGACACGGATCTTGAGGTCATCGTCGTTGACGTTGACCTCGAAAACGTACTCGGGATCCTCGTCTTCGACCCGCCGGAGGTTCGCACTGATCAGGTCGTTGTCGAAGTAGTATGGCGCGACCTGCGTCATGACGTTCCGGTAGACCTTGTCCTCGACCGCACGGATCGCCTTCCGGCCGGCCGAGTCCGCTGCGCGCGCGACGTAATCGATCGATTCGCCCCACGCGTCGACGGCCTCGTCGGGTTCGTCTAAATTTTCGTATGAATCAGCGAGTTTCTCGCCGGCCGTCCGGAGGTCGTCGTCGGGGTCTTTGCCCTTCTTTTCGCCCTTTCCCTCGTCAAGACGGGCCTGCTGGGCAGTCTTTTCGTTGACGTCCTCGTCGAGTCGCTCGTGGCTCTTGGGTCGCCACTCGTCGAACTCTTCGAGAGCGTCCGTATCGACGTCGTGATCCGCGGCAAGTTCTCGAAGGGCGCGGGTAATTCGCTCTCCGTGCTCGACCACGTCGACCCAACCGCCGTGAACTTTGAATCCGGAGACGCTTTCGTCCATGATATCTCGGGAGCGAAGGATGAGGAGTCGCTCCCAGTGATAGCATTCGTAGGTGTCGATATGTATAAGCCTTATCGGAGCGTGTGAGTCTCTCCCCTGCCAAATGCCGGCGCACAGCGGTCATCCCGCCGGTAAATATCAACGCCTTTGAGGCGGGCTGGCGACAGTATCAACGATGACTATCGAAGACCACGAACGCGCGAAGGTCGTCGGCCACGCGCTGGCCAGGGACACGCTGACCCGACTCCGGGACGTCGAGACCGAACAGGTCGCCTTCCGGAAGGGGCTCGTGAAACTCGGCCGGATCTGTGGCTACGAGATCGTCGACGGCCTGCTCGAAAGCGAGACGGTGACCGTCGAGACACCCCTCACGACGACCGAGGGCGAACGCGTCGGCGAGATGGACGACGTCGTGATCGTCAACGTTCTCCGGGCGGCGACGCCGTTCGTCGAGGGGCTGCTCAAGGCCTTCCCCCGCGCGAAACAGGGCGTCATCTCCGCCGGCCGCGACGAGGAGGGCGGCATGGACACCGAGGGCCGCTTCGACATCTCCATCGAGTACGTCAAGATGCCTGCGATCCACGAGGAAGACACCCTCATTCTCGCCGACCCGATGCTCGCGACCGGCTCGACGATGTGTGCCGTCCTCGAGGAAGTGCTCGACGGCGCGGACCCCGAGCGCGTGATCGTCCTCTCCGCGGTCAGCGCGCCTGAGGGGTTGGATCGACTCCGCGAGGAGTTCCCCGACGTCGAACTATTGACCGTCGCCGTCGACGATCATCTGGACGACAACGGCTACATCGTCCCTGGATTGGGCGACGCCGGCGACCGGGCGTTCCGGACGACGTGAGCGTCGTTTATCGACGGAATTCCGTTGTTCGGTCGTTCGCCATTTCGATCGAACGGCTCCGAAGCGACACGTTTTCCTCGCGCTTGCCGGCTGTTTTCCCGCCCGTGGTGTGAAGAGTGTGAATGGGACTACACGTCCGGCATATCGATGTCGGCAGGGACGAGCGACAACCCCAGCGTCCGGAAGTCAGTGTCGAACGCGAAGACGTATTCGACGTCGTGCTCACGCGCCAGCGTCGCCGTCGCGTGGTCGACGAAGGAGATCTGCTGGTCGTCGTACCGGTCGAACGCCGCACAGACGGCACCGAACGTCGTTGCATCCGGGTGCAGAATTGTCACCGCATCCGAGTCCCGAATCCACGACAGCGTCGCACTCGCCCGCTCGTGGCCGGCCTTTCGCAACACGAGCGTCGCGAGTTCGCTCAGGACGTAGTTCGTCGTGTACAGCGGTCGAAAGTGCAGTCTATCGTCCCCGATCGCATCCATGACTGCTCGTGCCTGATCGTGACGTGGCGCGTTCGAAACGAAGGACGCGAAAAACGCGCCCGTATCGACGAACAGCGGCGTCGCGCCGGCCCCGCTCATCGCTCGACTGACCCGTAAAGGACGTCGTCGATCTCGTCGTCAGCAACCGGATCGTCGACGGAAAACGCCGGCGCGTCGAACAGGGGATCGGCGTTGCCCTCGGTGTCCTCGCTGTCGTCCGTGTACCACCATACGACGGTTCGACTGCCGAGCGAGACCTTCTCCAGTCGACCCGCCTCCGCCAACGTACGGAGCCGCCGGTAAGCGGTCGATCGGTCGACGTCGAAGCGATCGGCGACCTCCCCAGCAGTGTGGAACGGCCGTCCCACAGCGAAGTACCGGATGATGTCCCGGTCGTCGAAATCGGTCTCGAATTGCCCGCGATCATCGCGGTCCGTATTTCCGGACATGGCTGTTCTCTATTACGGAGTGTCATTTCTGAACACTAATAGATGTGCCGGTTGTGAGGGATGAACACGATATAGTGCATGGCATTGTTGCCGCAGTCCCGGATCACTCGGATGTCTCGACCGTCGCCCGCCCACTTGTCGCGCTCCCGACCCGATCCCGGAGCGCCGCCAACTCGGCGGTCGGGACCCGCACGACGAACGCAACGCGCTCCTCGTAACAGGCCTCGAACTCCACGCCTTCGCTCTCTAAAATCGATCTGACCGTCCCGGAATCGTCGTACTCGACCTCGATCGCAACGCGTTCGTGTGGGCGCACCTCACGAACGCCGGCGTCGTCGACCGCTTCCTTGACAGCCCGAGAGTAGGCACTCACCAGCCCGCCGACGCCCAGCTCCGTCCCGCCGAAGTACCGCGTTACGACGACCGCGACATTCTCAAGTTCCTGGCCGTCGAGGACGTTCAACGCGGGTTTGCCTGCCGATCCCGATGGTTCGTCATCGTCACTCGCCCACGCCCGGAGCGGATCGGCACGCACCCGGTAGGCCGGGACGTTGTGGGTCGCATCGTCGTACTCCGCACGGATCGAACCGACGAACGCCTCGGCCGCGTCAACGGTCCCGGCCGGGCGCGCGTGACCGATGAACTCCGAACCCGAGATGGTGAACCGCCCCTCAGCGACGCCGGCACTCGTGTGTTCCGAACGGCTTGAGCGACGGAAACCTTCGGGGAGATCGCTCACTGCATCGCTGCCGGCAGATACGCATCGACATCGAAGAGCTCACGCTTCCTGTAGAGGTACCCCGCGATAGCGAGATGCAACACGATACTGATGAGAACGATACCCCCACCTGTGCCGGCGAGTTGGGCCACATTCACGAGCAGGCTGAGGGCGACGAGCGCGACCCCGAGCAGCCAGCCCCACCATTCCAGGTTCCATAGCCCGTAGACGGCCGCGAAGTCTCCGATGCCAATCACCACGAGAAGAAAGCCCAGTCCGCCGAGTGTCGATCCAGTCCCCCTCGCGCCCAGGGCCGTCGCGGCCTGGCTCGCGTCCCCAGCAATAGCCCCGGTGAACAGCGAGAACACACCGAGGATGCCGAACACTGCACAGAGCACCCTGATTCCCGTCGGTGCCCTCCCGATTGTGGCGTCCCGGTACCCCTGTGGGTGACCGTGCCCCGATGGTGAGTGGCCAGCCCCCGTTGTCGCCGACTGCTGGCCGCCGGGCCCACGCTGATCTCCATATCCATCTGATTCCCCCTGCCGTGGCTGCCCAGCGGTCCCCCGCTCCCGGCCGGGTCCAGCGTGTCCCTGCTGAGGTTGCTGTCCAGGGGTGGGATTGTCCCCATCCCAGTCCGGTCGCTGCTGCCCGCTGGATCGGGTACGCTCCCTCGCGACATCCTGGTCGGCCACTGGTTCACCACAGCTACTACAGTAATTGACGCCTCCCTGAAGTTCCGCTCCACAGTTCGGACAGACCGCCATGTTCCGTAATCGAAATTATAGATATTAAATTTTTCTGTCAATAATTGATATCTCTTCCGTAACATAATTAGATCTATTTCTGTCGCTATTTTCGGCTGTTCCCACTTATTTTACTATCATTCTGGATTATATGTTGTTTATAATTACAAATGTTTTACATAGGCCCTTCCGTATAAGCTATTTGTCGTATGTCCGATTCGCCACAGCAATCACAGCAACGACGAGATCAACAGCAACAGGGTGACGGGGCTGACCGCGCGCACGTACTGGACGATGAGACGATCATCGTCGAGACGCGGCCATCATGGACAGTCTGGTTCTGGCAGCTCGTGGGTGCCGTGCTGATTCTGTTGGCCGGTCTCCTCCTCGGCGGGGAGGCGGGAAGCGGGGTGGTGGTCGTGATTCCAGTGCTGCTCTCGCTGTTTATTTTTGGCTGGATCTGGTACCGACGAAAGCGGATCCGCTACGTCGTTACCGACCGCCGGGCAATGATCGTCACCGGCATCTCCTCGAAGAAGACGACCGAGATATGGCTCGAAGACGCTCGATCGATGCAGACTGGATCGTCATTTTTCGAACGGCTGCTTGGCCATGGCACGATCATTCTCTCGGATTCGACACTGACCCGCAATTCACTCAACGCATTGGGCGCCGTCCCGTTTCTCTCCGCGCTCCCGATCTTCAACGCTGGTCGGGGACTAACCTTCAGCGGTATTAGCGACCCCGTTCGCGTCGCCAACGTCATCCGGAAACGGCAATCTGCACTGAAATCAGCGAGTAGCGATTAATCGGGCCAACGGGTTCTCGGAAAGCGTCCGGTTCGCCGGGCAGGAACGTATCCGGCCCGCGGAGGCGAGTTCACAATCTGTTGTGTGGCTCTGGACGGGGTTGACACCCCGTCAGCGCCACGACAGTGGCTGCCCTGTCACGAACTCAGAATCCCAAGCCACAGCAGCGTCCCGAAGAATCCGGCAACGGCCTTACTCAGCAGCAGGTTTCCCATAACGAACGCCCTGAGGACGGGAATGATCTGGCCAGCTGTGATCGACTCGACGAGATACCCGAGTTCCTGGCCGAGGTATTCCAGATTCATGATCACGTCGAACAGCGAAATCGGACCAAGCACGAAGTCGATGAGGAGTTGAACGAGACCCATTGCGTGAGGGGGTGGTCGCCAGTTAAATGTAACTTCCGCCTAGTATTCGCATATGTTTATTTTCTTTCAGATTACATTAAATGACGGAGAATACTTTGATATCGTATTCCGTCTTCCGTGTGGCCGACGACTATCGGAACCGTGACTTGCCACTGGAGTTGCGTTACGCTTCGGGTGTTTCAACCATCGCCCGCCCGCTCGTTGCGCTCGCAATCCGGTCTCGAAGAGTGTCGCTTTCGGCGGTCGGCACCCGCACGATGAACTGCACACGTGCTTCGTAGCTGGCTTCAAAGTCGACCCCTTCGCTCTCCAAAATCGACCGGACTGTCCCTGAATCGTCGTACTCGACGGTGATCGCCAGGCGCTCGTGTGGCCGCTCTTCCCGGACGCCGGCGTCCTCGGTCGCCTCCTTGACGGCCCGGGAATAGGCGCTCACCAGGCCACCGACGCCGAGTTCAGTTCCACCGAAGTATCGCGTCACGACGACGACCACGTTCTCCAGTTCCTGGCCGGCGAGAACGTTCAACGCCGGCTTGCCGGCCGAACCAGAGGGTTCGCCGTCGTCGCTGGCCCACGCCCGAAGTGGATCGGCCCGCACCCGATAGGCGGGGACGTTGTGAGTCGCGTCGTCGTATTCGGCCCGGACCTCCTCGACGAACGCCTCAGCCGCCTCGACAGTCTCGGCTGGTCTGGCATGGCCGAGGAACTGAGAGCCCGATATCGTGAACTGTGACTCCCCGGGACCGGCAACCGTCCGGTAGCGTTCGTCCGTCACTGCCGGCGCTTCGCCGGCAATCGTGAAACCAGTTTCGCGACGAACCGCAGCGGATACCGTTTCAGTCAAGCAGTTTCACTTTCACTCCGGGGGGATCGCCTATTTACCCATTCACGATCCAGATAGAAGTGGAGCGTCGCTGGTCACACGCCGCACACGCTCCATCGTTCCCCTTTCAATACAATGCACGCAGACACCCGTCCAGTCGGTCGCTGTCCCCGATGCGGGACCGGAATCACGCCCGAGCGCGTCATCATCAGATACGAACGCACCGACGGCGAGGCGATGTACGCGACCTGTCCGGACTGTCGGGACGTTGTTCGACCCCATCCCGCCGTCGAATCGACGGCGTGAGCCGACACGATCCCGGCGGGCGTTCGAGCGACCCCAGTAGCGACCGCCGCGATCGCAACCCGTTTTGACGAGCGATCCCAAGCACAACTGTGTTCAGACGGGAGTTTCTCGCGACCGGATCGGCACTGGGAATCGCCGCGCTCGCCGGCTGTGGATCCCTGGAGTCGAGAGCAATCGACATCCCGCCGGTCCTGGACAACCGACCCGACGCGATCTACGTTCCGGGCCACGTCGAGGGGATGAACATGGTCGGCATCGAGACGACCGGGGAGTACGACGTCGCGCTTTCATATAGCTATCCCCACCGCTTCTGGACGGTCACCGGCACCGATGTCGAGCGCACGTCGACCGAGGAGGCGGACTCGGTTCACCTGATGGCGACAGTCTGGGACGCAGAGACGGGGATGATCCTCCCGGAGGTCGGCGTCGCCATCGAAATCACGCAGGATGGATCGCTCGTCTCGGAGGAGACCGTCTACGCGATGCTCTCGGGGCCGATGGGTGTCCACCACGGCGCGAACTTTGCGGGCCTCGATGAAGGCGACTACGAGGTGGCCGTCCGCGTCGGCGCGACAGCGAGTCGCCCGACGGGCGCGTTCGCGGGACGGTTCGAGGAGCCAGCGACGGCGACGTTCGAATTCACCTTCGACCAGGAAACGATGGGAGAGATTCGCTTCGATCGACTCGACCGTGGAGGCGAGCGTGGGGCCATCGAGCCGATGCCGATGGGCGCGGTCCCCACCGGCGTCGCACCTGCCACGGACGATCTACCAGGGAAAGCCGTGAAAGCCATGGCCGGAGACATCCGCTACGTGGCGACGGTGGTCGACCCACCTGCCGGGATCGAGGACGAGGGGCCGTACCTCGCACTCTCACCCCGGACGCGGTACAACGGCTACTATCTCTCGCGGATGGGGGTGTCCGTGAGCCTGGAGGGCAACGGCGAATCGTCGACCGAGGAGACACTGACCCGGGCGATCGACCCCGAGTTGGGATATCACTACGGGACGACGCTGCCACGCGAGGGCGAGCAAGGCGAGACCGCGAGCCGCGAGCGTGACGAGCTGTCGATCACGGTCGAGACGCCACCACAGGTCGCCAGACACGAGGGCTACGAGACGGCGTTTTTCGACGTGCCGACGACGACGCTGTCGCTGTGAGGGACCACACCTGGAAACAGCCACCGGCTCGCCGCGGCCGACGCGGTTTAGGCCCCGGATCACCAAGCGTCCCCGATGGAAGCGCGACCGGAGTACGACCGCCGGCAGTTGCTGAAGGCTGCGGTCGCCACCGGCGGCGTGGCCGCGTTGAGCGCGTGTCTCGACGTCACTGACGAGCCTGTGCCGACGGGCGTCGACGATCCCGAGACGCTACCAGAGCGCCAGCACGCCTGGAACGACCGCGTCCGGAGTGACGAGCACGGCAACGTGGCACTTCCGCGCCACCAGTCACTGCTGTACCTGACCCTCGATGGCGACGGGCCACCGACCGACGCCGACCGCGAGGTCGTCCGGAACGCCCTCCGGACGCTCGATCGGGCCTACGAACGCTCGAACGAGGGGCTGGTCTATTCGATCGCCTACTCGCCATCCTACTTCGAGCGCTTCGACGCGTCGCTTCCCGACGGGATCGACCTGCCGTCGCCGCGACGCCTCTCGCCCTTCGAGGAACCCGAATTCGACACCCAGGACGCCCTGCTTCACCTCGCCAGCGACCGCGCCGACGTGATTCTGGCGGCCGAGGCGGCGCTTCGGGGCGATCGAGATGAAGTCAACGGCGTCACCCTCGACGCGCCGCTCACGGACGCGATGCCCGTCGCGGACCGCCGGTCCGGGTTCGTCGGTCCCGGGATGCCGGCCGACCGGCAGGACGTCGCGGGGATCCCGGACGGCGATCCCGTCCCCGAGGCCGCGCCGCTGTTCATGGGCTTTGAGGCCGGCTTCCGGGGCAACCAGGCCACGGAGGACTACGTCACGATCGAGTCGGGGCGCTTCGCCGGCGGGACGACCAAACACGTCTCCCGACTCCGCCAGCGCCTCGAGGACTGGTACGGCGAGCAGGACTTCGAGCAGCGAGTCGCGGAGCTGTTCAGTCCCGCTCATGCCGAAGCGGGACTCGTCGAGGGCGTCGGCGAGAATCTCGGCAGCGATAGCGGACTGACACCGGAAATGATCGAGAAGGTCCGTGAGCACGCCAGCGAGTTCGGGCGGGTCGGCCATGCCCAGAAGGCCGCCCGGGCGAACCGCGACGAGGACGGCAACGTCCGACTCCTGCGACGCCACGTCGAGTCGACGGACGGCGACGTCGCCGCGCTGCACTTCCCGTCGCTCCAGCGGGGCATCTCGGCCTTCGAGGACGTCCGGAAGGCGATGAACGGGACCGATCTGACCGACGAGCCGGCGATCCGCCAGCGGGTCAACAACGGCATCCTGGAGTACATCTTCACGACGCACCGCGGGAACTTTCTGGTGCCGCCGCGCCGCCTTCGGGTGCTCCCTCGGCCACGGCCC contains:
- a CDS encoding DUF2127 domain-containing protein encodes the protein MFGILGVFSLFTGAIAGDASQAATALGARGTGSTLGGLGFLLVVIGIGDFAAVYGLWNLEWWGWLLGVALVALSLLVNVAQLAGTGGGIVLISIVLHLAIAGYLYRKRELFDVDAYLPAAMQ
- a CDS encoding DUF7837 family putative zinc-binding protein, translating into MHADTRPVGRCPRCGTGITPERVIIRYERTDGEAMYATCPDCRDVVRPHPAVESTA
- a CDS encoding inorganic phosphate transporter produces the protein MGLFVTVATLVVAALASLFMAWAIGAGSSGSTPFAPAVGANAISVMQAAFVVGLLGLAGAVLQGANVSETVGSGLVLFPDGGGLTPAASILLLLIAGGLVAIGVFTGYPIATAFTVTGAVVGVGLALGGQPAWATYQEIVALWVATPFLGGGIAYVTARWLQSGIGGEDRIVAALAGLIGVILANIEFSVLGGAGEGASIAVAVSRALGGPPLGPVLVTVALAALAAGSLYRSLRIDRAAAQRQFLLVLGGLVAFSAGGSQVGLAVGPVLPVVDPYDVPLLAVLFGGGIGLLAGSWTGAPRMIKALSQDYSSLSPRRSIAALIPAFAIAQTAVFFGIPVSFNEIMVSAIVGSGFAAGEAGIGRAKMGYTVLAWVGSLGIALGAGYAGYTILSMV
- a CDS encoding PH domain-containing protein encodes the protein MSDSPQQSQQRRDQQQQGDGADRAHVLDDETIIVETRPSWTVWFWQLVGAVLILLAGLLLGGEAGSGVVVVIPVLLSLFIFGWIWYRRKRIRYVVTDRRAMIVTGISSKKTTEIWLEDARSMQTGSSFFERLLGHGTIILSDSTLTRNSLNALGAVPFLSALPIFNAGRGLTFSGISDPVRVANVIRKRQSALKSASSD
- a CDS encoding helix-turn-helix domain-containing protein, with protein sequence MSGNTDRDDRGQFETDFDDRDIIRYFAVGRPFHTAGEVADRFDVDRSTAYRRLRTLAEAGRLEKVSLGSRTVVWWYTDDSEDTEGNADPLFDAPAFSVDDPVADDEIDDVLYGSVER
- a CDS encoding DUF7350 domain-containing protein, with amino-acid sequence MFRREFLATGSALGIAALAGCGSLESRAIDIPPVLDNRPDAIYVPGHVEGMNMVGIETTGEYDVALSYSYPHRFWTVTGTDVERTSTEEADSVHLMATVWDAETGMILPEVGVAIEITQDGSLVSEETVYAMLSGPMGVHHGANFAGLDEGDYEVAVRVGATASRPTGAFAGRFEEPATATFEFTFDQETMGEIRFDRLDRGGERGAIEPMPMGAVPTGVAPATDDLPGKAVKAMAGDIRYVATVVDPPAGIEDEGPYLALSPRTRYNGYYLSRMGVSVSLEGNGESSTEETLTRAIDPELGYHYGTTLPREGEQGETASRERDELSITVETPPQVARHEGYETAFFDVPTTTLSL
- a CDS encoding DUF7405 family protein, with translation MEARPEYDRRQLLKAAVATGGVAALSACLDVTDEPVPTGVDDPETLPERQHAWNDRVRSDEHGNVALPRHQSLLYLTLDGDGPPTDADREVVRNALRTLDRAYERSNEGLVYSIAYSPSYFERFDASLPDGIDLPSPRRLSPFEEPEFDTQDALLHLASDRADVILAAEAALRGDRDEVNGVTLDAPLTDAMPVADRRSGFVGPGMPADRQDVAGIPDGDPVPEAAPLFMGFEAGFRGNQATEDYVTIESGRFAGGTTKHVSRLRQRLEDWYGEQDFEQRVAELFSPAHAEAGLVEGVGENLGSDSGLTPEMIEKVREHASEFGRVGHAQKAARANRDEDGNVRLLRRHVESTDGDVAALHFPSLQRGISAFEDVRKAMNGTDLTDEPAIRQRVNNGILEYIFTTHRGNFLVPPRRLRVLPRPRPA
- a CDS encoding type II toxin-antitoxin system VapC family toxin translates to MSGAGATPLFVDTGAFFASFVSNAPRHDQARAVMDAIGDDRLHFRPLYTTNYVLSELATLVLRKAGHERASATLSWIRDSDAVTILHPDATTFGAVCAAFDRYDDQQISFVDHATATLAREHDVEYVFAFDTDFRTLGLSLVPADIDMPDV
- the upp gene encoding uracil phosphoribosyltransferase, which translates into the protein MTIEDHERAKVVGHALARDTLTRLRDVETEQVAFRKGLVKLGRICGYEIVDGLLESETVTVETPLTTTEGERVGEMDDVVIVNVLRAATPFVEGLLKAFPRAKQGVISAGRDEEGGMDTEGRFDISIEYVKMPAIHEEDTLILADPMLATGSTMCAVLEEVLDGADPERVIVLSAVSAPEGLDRLREEFPDVELLTVAVDDHLDDNGYIVPGLGDAGDRAFRTT
- a CDS encoding IMPACT family protein, which gives rise to MSDLPEGFRRSSRSEHTSAGVAEGRFTISGSEFIGHARPAGTVDAAEAFVGSIRAEYDDATHNVPAYRVRADPLRAWASDDDEPSGSAGKPALNVLDGQELENVAVVVTRYFGGTELGVGGLVSAYSRAVKEAVDDAGVREVRPHERVAIEVEYDDSGTVRSILESEGVEFEACYEERVAFVVRVPTAELAALRDRVGSATSGRATVETSE
- a CDS encoding DUF5828 family protein, coding for MDESVSGFKVHGGWVDVVEHGERITRALRELAADHDVDTDALEEFDEWRPKSHERLDEDVNEKTAQQARLDEGKGEKKGKDPDDDLRTAGEKLADSYENLDEPDEAVDAWGESIDYVARAADSAGRKAIRAVEDKVYRNVMTQVAPYYFDNDLISANLRRVEDEDPEYVFEVNVNDDDLKIRVSNKLADFEQQVDRWHIDAPKETDASAAAEGVDVPPEDHEWTDSDTT
- a CDS encoding IMPACT family protein, with translation MTDERYRTVAGPGESQFTISGSQFLGHARPAETVEAAEAFVEEVRAEYDDATHNVPAYRVRADPLRAWASDDGEPSGSAGKPALNVLAGQELENVVVVVTRYFGGTELGVGGLVSAYSRAVKEATEDAGVREERPHERLAITVEYDDSGTVRSILESEGVDFEASYEARVQFIVRVPTAESDTLRDRIASATSGRAMVETPEA